The following coding sequences are from one Bufo bufo chromosome 2, aBufBuf1.1, whole genome shotgun sequence window:
- the LOC120991048 gene encoding E3 SUMO-protein ligase KIAA1586-like encodes MLSWLISSKRTRSESEDSLADPPPNQNIAAGQSQTQANESSTCAAVDQVLTSDVEDESDITSTDDNSRIAEHEWPECWSQAQVQYFSTNYKWLLSKNRKLGCSVCSQVCARVDMQQGQRVSQEWSGCLISSYGRDKAAQQSSLRKKIKEHRDSIYHKKAVEIKEKATQNTMQKHIEDMRKAEYASTCNVFRTAYKIGKHGRPFTDMPIDVQLQVLNGVKMGRVLHSNNSCANILDHIAAEMKKKVVNDIVMNERKLCVLIDESTTISGKSVLVVCLRSAISNEQPDTVFFELIELQGTTANDITEALLECLHNNGFDPHYLQEHLLAFACDGASVMLGRKAGVAAQLCSKFPYLFVWHCSNHRLELAVCDVLKEVGGINHFKIFLDQLYSLYHASPKNQRELTESAHSVGQRLLVIGRVLSVRWVASSERTVKAVWENYPALQVHFTSAAADTSRDSRERAKYKGLNDVLTTVSFVVNLGIMYDALTELSDLSRMLQRRDMTLDQADRQLDRQIRVFESMVSTPGPYTQIAIEAENKKIFRNVCLHENERVIKINPGQFFRSLAENVKCRMTPTTSSHVSRTSSEKTDSHLLSDIKVLQSDSWPASLEIQYGDAAVRRLCQRFRVGERKSVQGFREYKDLKASKTPEDLKPLLKAVHTIAVSTSECERAFSSMNDTLTDKRNSLDIKRLSNLIFLKCNGPPLDQFNAQAYVQTWLAKGRRSAAFTNCEAKSARKVEPKTCWSLF; translated from the coding sequence ATGCTCTCCTGGCTTATAAGTAGCAAAAGAACAAGGTCAGAATCAGAGGACTCGCTGGCTGACCCCCCACCAAACCAGAATATCGCTGCAGGTCAGAGTCAGACACAAGCTAATGAAAGCAGCACTTGTGCCGCGGTCGATCAGGTTCTCACAAGTGACGTAGAGGACGAGAGTGACATCACTTCTACCGATGACAACAGCCGCATTGCCGAGCATGAGTGGCCAGAATGTTGGTCCCAAGCACAAGTACAGTATTTCTCCACAAATTACAAGTGGCTGCTAAGCAAAAATCGAAAGTTGGGCTGTAGTGTGTGTAGTCAAGTTTGTGCTCGTGTAGACATGCAGCAAGGGCAGAGAGTGTCGCAGGAGTGGAGTGGGTGCTTAATCTCGTCTTATGGAAGGGACAAGGCTGCACAACAAAGCTCACTACGAAAGAAAATTAAAGAGCACAGAGACTCAATTTATCACAAGAAAGCAGTTGAAATAAAAGAGAAGGCAACACAAAATACAATGCAAAAACACATTGAAGATATGAGAAAGGCTGAATACGCCTCAACTTGCAATGTGTTTAGAACAGCTTATAAGATTGGCAAGCATGGGCGTCCCTTTACAGACATGCCAATAGATGTCCAGTTGCAAGTCTTAAATGGTGTCAAGATGGGCAGAGTTTTACACTCTAATAACTCGTGTGCAAATATACTGGATCACATTGCAGCTGAAATGAAAAAGAAGGTAGTCAATGACATAGTGATGAATGAAAGAAAACTGTGTGTGCTCATTGATGAATCGACTACAATAAGTGGAAAGTCTGTCCTTGTCGTGTGCCTGCGATCAGCTATTTCCAATGAACAGCCAGACACAGTATTTTTTGAACTCATTGAGCTGCAGGGGACCACAGCAAATGACATCACTGAAGCACTGTTAGAATGTCTTCATAATAATGGCTTTGACCCTCACTACCTACAGGAACATTTGTTGGCATTTGCTTGTGATGGAGCCTCAGTGATGCTTGGGAGGAAAGCAGGAGTTGCTGCGCAGCTTTGTTCCAAATTCCCTTACCTGTTTGTCTGGCATTGTTCCAATCACAGACTGGAACTGGCAGTTTGTGATGTTTTGAAGGAGGTTGGAGGAATCAACcactttaaaatatttttagatcAGCTTTACTCCCTCTACCATGCATCCCCAAAAAACCAAAGGGAGTTAACAGAGAGTGCTCACAGTGTTGGACAGCGTCTCCTTGTGATAGGCCGTGTTTTATCAGTGCGTTGGGTTGCTTCAAGTGAGAGAACGGTGAAAGCAGTATGGGAGAACTACCCAGCTTTGCAGGTACActttacaagtgctgctgctgataCCAGCAGGGACTCAAGAGAGAGAGCAAAATACAAAGGACTCAATGATGTTCTCACTACTGTTTCTTTTGTGGTCAATCTTGGCATCATGTATGACGCTCTCACAGAACTCAGTGACCTCTCAAGAATGCTCCAGAGACGTGACATGACTTTGGATCAAGCCGACAGGCAGCTGGACCGACAGATCCGGGTGTTTGAGTCAATGGTATCCACACCTGGTCCCTACACACAAATTGCCATTGAGGCTGAAAATAAGAAAATCTTCAGAAATGTATGCCTGCATGAAAATGAGAGGGTTATAAAAATCAACCCTGGGCAATTTTTCCGTAGCCTGGCTGAAAATGTTAAGTGCAGGATGACTCCAACAACTTCCTCACATGTCAGTAGAACCTCATCTGAAAAGACAGACAGTCACCTCCTCTCAGACATCAAGGTCCTCCAGTCTGACTCCTGGCCTGCATCTCTTGAGATTCAATATGGTGATGCAGCGGTCAGACGTTTATGTCAGAGATTCAGAGTTGGGGAGAGGAAAAGTGTCCAAGGATTTAGGGAGTATAAAGACCTTAAAGCTTCCAAGACACCAGAAGACCTGAAGCCTCTTCTTAAAGCTGTCCACACCATTGCAGTATCAACAAGTGAATGCGAGCGAGCTTTCAGCTCAATGAATGATACTTTGACAGATAAAAGAAACTCTCTCGACATCAAAAGGCTTTCAAATCTGATCTTCCTGAAATGCAACGGACCACCCTTGGATCAGTTTAATGCACAAGCATATGTGCAGACATGGCTGGCAAAAGGGAGGAGAAGTGCAGCCTTCACAAACTGCGAAGCCAAAAGTGCAAGGAAAGTGGAGCCCAAAACGTGCTGGAGCCTTTTCTAG